DNA sequence from the Sulfurimonas sp. HSL3-1 genome:
TGCGAACAGGAGTATCCGGTATTAATCACCGTTTCCAGTGGCTATCCCAGACTGAGGGGCACGTAACCTATACATTACTCACCCGTGCGCCACTCGTCAGCAAAGAAGCAAGCTTCTCCCTGTTACCGTTCGACTTGCATGTGTTAAGCACGCCGCCAGCGTTCACTCTGAGCCAGGATCAAACTCTCCATAATTGAAAAGACGCTCCATAAATGAAGCGATTACTGATCCAGCCCAAGATATAAAATCATTGGCTGTATAGTGTCTATACTTTGTCTCCAAAGTTATAGACGGTTATGTATTGTGTCTTATCTAAGTAAGACTTCCAGACCTTGTCTGTCCATCCCACTTGCTTAGTTTTCAATGATCTCAAACTCTCGCGATCTTCAACCCGAAGTACCGCTAGATCGGCTTCTTTCGATGCCTCTCATCGTTTGTGGACGGGAATTATAGGGGATTCCTAAAGCAATGTCAAGAGGTTTCTGCGCAAATTTTCGAATTTCGCGAAATTTCTTTGAATTTGCTAATTTATGTAAATTTGTTACTTGTTATTTGCGCTGTTTTCGTGGACAGATTTGACCTCAGCGACCGCCGTAAAGCGGCTGTCCATCAAACTGATTTCATCCCCTTCTCTTACATTATAAAGGGAAACGGGGCGCCCCTCTTTGACAACCTGGGCAAATCCCTTTTTATCCTTGAGCTTCGGATCCTGGGATTCAATGTTTCGCTGCAACGCATTCAGCAGCGACTGCTTCTGATTCAGCAGGAGCACTTCGCCCTGGTCCAAGCGGGTATACATCGGTTCCAGCATTGATGCCGCCTGCTGCAGCCGGTAAGCAATGCTTTGATCGAAGCGCTGTTGCAGCTGCAGCAGCAGTTCGCCCTGCTCTTTGATCTTCTGTTCGACCGAATGCTGGCGGTATCGTTCATACAGATGGGCCACCGTCTGCATGTCCGCCTGCAGTTTTTCGCTGGCGCGGCGGTCCAGTTGTTCCTGGAGCGCATCGAGATTCATCATCATTTCATACTGATCCGGCAGGATCATCTGCATTGCGGCGGAAGGGGTCGGTGCCCGCAGGTCGGCGACGAAGTCCGTGATCACCCAGTCGATCTCGTGTCCGACGGCGGAGACGACCGGGGTTGCTGCTGCTGCAACCGCCCTTGCCAACGCTTCGTCGTTGAAACCCCACAGGTCTTCAAGGCTTCCCCCGCCCCGGCTCAGCACGATGACGTCATATCCCGCCTCATCAGCCGCTTTCAGTGCCGCCGTCAGTGAAAAAGGCGCCTGTGCTCCCTGGACGATGCTGTCATAGACGAAAAGTTCCGTCAGGGGCCAGCGATGCGCCGCCACCCGCTTCATATCCTGAAGTGCCGCCCCCGTCGCGGAAGTGATCAGGGCGATTTTTTTCGGGTAACGCGGCAGCGGCTTTTTCCGTTCACTTTCAAAAAGCCCCTCTTCCGAGAGCTGTTTTTTCAGCTGTTCGTAGGCCAGGGCCAATGCCCCCTGCCCCGCAGGTTCAATCATCTGGGCATTGATCTGGTACGTGCCGCGGGGTTTGTAGAGCGTGATCCCGCCGCGGACGACAACTTTGAGACCCTCTTCGAGCCGGAAACGCAAATGGGCCGCGTTTCCGCGGAACATGACGCCGCTGACGGCCGAACCGCTGTCTTTGAGGGTGAAATAGATGTGACCGCTGTTATGATAGGTAATTCGGGAGAGTTCACCTTCGACGGCGACCTGGACAAAAGTCGTCTCGAGAAGGTTCTTGATTTGTTCGTTGAGGGCCGATACGGAGACCGCCTGCACCGGTTACGCCTTTTTGGCGATGATCAGCGTGGAGATATCCATGGAGAAACTCTGGATAAAGAGGGGCTCAAAACCGGCGGCTTCCAGTTCGCCCCGCATCCCTTCCACCGTCAAGAATCCCTCGATGGAGTTGGGCAGGTACTCATACGCCTCTTTGTTCTTCGAAATAAAACCGCCAATTTTCGGCAGAACTTTTGTCATATAGAAGTCGCGGATCATTCCCAGGATCGATGGGTGCTCATTTTTCATGAACTCCAGGATGACGACCATCCCACCGGGTTTGAGCACGCGGTTAAACTCCCGCAGCGCTTCTTCACGCTCGACGACGTTGCGGATGCCGTAGGAGATGCTGAGCATATCCGCCGTATTCGCTTCAACAGGAAGCTCCGTCGCCTTGGAGATGGCAAAATCGAAATCGGGGAACTTCTGCCGGCCAACACCGACCATCCCTTCGGAGGGGTCGACGCCAAGGATCTTTTTGACGCTGATATTCTTGACAGCGGCGCGCTGACGCCAATAATCCATCATATCCCCCGTCCCACAGGCGACATCGACGATCAGATCGAGCTCCGGCTTGTTATAGAAACCAAAGGCTTTGTCGCAGCCTTTGCGGCGCCAGCTGCGGTCGACTCCCATACTCATAACGCGGTTCGCCTTGTCATAGGTCGGCGCAATCTCGTCGAACATCGATACGATTTTTTCCTGTCTATCCATTCACCATCCATTGTTTGACATCCTTTCCCGAACGGGAGAGGTGCCTGATTTCAAATTGTTTTCGCTTTTGCAGAAAGCGTATTGTACCACCGCTTGAGGGCGCAACAAAACAGAGATACATATCGCACCGCGACTGCAATGATTCAAACATTCCCGGACCGCCCTCGACAAGAATATTACGGTACCGGTCCATTGCAGTAAGATCCGACGCGATCATCACCTTCCGGCCGGGAACGTTGAAGAGCGGGATCGTCCGATCGAAGTCATCCCGCTTGGAGAGAATAAGGATATCCGGTGCCTTGCCCTCCACCATCCTCGCATCCAGTGTCGGACGGTCGGTACGGACGGTATTGCCTCCGATCACGAGCAGGTCCGCCGCGTCGCGCATCGCATGTACAAAACACCGCGATTCACTCCCGCTGATGATCCCGCCGTCTATCGTTCCGTCAAGCCGCTGGGCCCATTTGAAGGTCACAAAGGGTTTCGTCTGCCACTGAACGAAGGGGAAAATCAGATCATCCGCTGCTTTGGAAGGTTGGTGTTCGACACGAATACCCGCTTCACTGAGAATGGATGCTCCGCCGGCCGCTTCCGCGTTCGGATCCGCCGCCGCATAGACGACCCGACCCATTCGCACGCCTGCCAAAAGACGGGCGCATGAGGGGGTTTTACCGTGATGGGAACATGGTTCAAGAGAAACATGGATCGCACAGGAGGCAAAACAGCCGTTGTGATGGGCGAGAAGATAGTCGTGGATCGCGCCGGAATCCACAAGAGCCAGGATGGCAGTGTCAGACGTGAGGAGTGCAAAGGCATGCTGCAGCGCTAACACTTCCGCGTGGGGACCGCCCGCTTTTTCATGCGCGGCGACAGCAAGGATACCGCCCGATGCATCGGTGACGGCGGCGCCGACGGCCGGGTTCGGGAAAGTACATCCCTGGAAAGCCCACGCCGCTTCGACGGCCAGCGCCATCGGATCAGGCCCGGCCATCTGTGTTACCACTCGAAGTAGGTTGCGGCCTTGACAACGCTGTCAAAGGGGACCGCTTCGGTTCCCGCCTCGGTTTCGACGGCCAACATACCGTCATCGCTTACGCTTTTGAGTTCGCCGCGCAGTTTCGTTTTATCCTGCAGTGTCAGCTTTACCTTTTCGCCGACGGAAAAACGGAAATGCTCCAAGGTTTTGAGCTTGCGCTCCACGCCCGGAGAGCTCACCTCGAGACGGTATTCGCCCTGAACCGGGGGAGTAACATCGAGCATCGGAGAGATCAGCTTCGTCGCTTCGACGCACTGGTCCATCGTCGTCCCGCCTTCGCCGATGACGTTGACGCGGTAGATCGTCTCGCCGTTTTCAGTGACGACAGACGTATCATAAAGGTGCAGGTCGATCGATTCGACCAGGTTCTTGATATCGCTCTCAAGACTCATCGTGCTTCTCCCCTTCGATCTGTTTGAAAAGTGCTTCGATCTGCTGTGTTTTCTGGAGCTGATCATCAAATATGAATGCCAGTTTCGGGCAGCGGTACCACCCCTGGTCTTTCATGCAGTAATCTTCGATGACCGGACGCGCTTTGCGCAGCTGCTTCAAAAATGCATTGCGCTCGGCTTCGCTGTAGTCGTGGGGATCGAGGTAGACCTTGGCGTCGCTGCGCCCCTTGGCACAGCGGACTTCGATGACGTCGAGTTCATGCAGGCGGGCATCCCCCAGTTGCGAAATCGCTTCGGGGATCAGCTCCTGCAGGATCGCGTCGGTGCGCTTCAGCTTGATCTCTGCGGGTGTCACAGCTCTACTTTCTGCTCCACACGGGTGAAGGTCTCGATGACGTCACCGACCTGGACATCGTCATAGCCGTTAAGAACAACCCCACACTCGTAGCCGTTACCGACCTCTTTGACGTCATCTTTGAAGCGCTTGAGCGATGTCAGCTCGCCTTCATGGATAACGACACCGTCGCGGATAACACGGACCGGGCCGCCGCGGACAAGCTTGCCGTCAACGACGAGACAACCGGCAACCATCCCTTTCGGGATCTTGAAGACTTCGCGGACATCGGCCTGGCCGCTGTGCTCTTCGCTGAACTTCGGTGCCATCATACCCGTCAGCATGCCTGTAATATCATCGAGGAGCTGATAAATGATGGTATAGGTACGGATATCGACACCACGCTGTTTCGCCAGCGCCTTGACCGCACCCGTCGGACGGACGTTGAAACCGAGCAAAACAGAGTTTTCCGAGCTGTTCGCCAGTTCGACGTCGTTTTCGGTAATCCCGCCGACGCCGGAGGAGATGATATCGACCTTGACCTCGTCGTTGCGCAGGGCGAGCAGCGACGTGCGAATCGCTTCAAGCGAACCGTGTACGTCGGTTTTCAGGATCACCTTGAGGGATTTCAGTTTCCCTTCCGCAATCAGGGCCGTCAGTTCATCCAGAGAGGTCTTCGTACTGGCGGAGAGCTCTTTCTGGCGCTCGTACTCGGCACGTTTCTGTGCATACTCGCGCGCCTCTTTGTCGCTTTCCATCGCGATCATGATGTCACCGGCTGCCGGGACTTCGTTCAAGCCGACAACCACTGCGGTTTCACTCGGTCCGAGGACCTTGATCTGTTGGCCCTGATCGTTAATGAGGGAGCGGACGCGGCCGAATGCCTTGCCGCAGACGACGTTGTCGCCGACGCTGAGCGTACCATTCTGGACAATGACCGTTCCGACAGGGCCGCGACCCTTCTCAACGGAGCTCTCAACGACAACCGCTTTGGCCGCTGCTTCCGGATTGGCCGTCAGCTCCATCACTTCCGCTGTCAGCAGAATGTTATCAAGCAGATCATCGATCCCTTCGCCTGTTTTGGCGGAAACCGGTACGAATTCGACGTCCCCACCCCAATCGATCGGAGAGACCTCATGTTCTGCCATCTGTCCTTTAACCAGATCGGGGTTCGCGCCCTCTTTGTCCATCTTGTTAACCGCGACGATGATCGGCGCTTTGGAGGCCTTGGCGTGCTTGATCGCTTCGATTGTTTGCGGCTTGACGCCGTCGTCCGCTGCGACGACGATGATCACGATATCGGTCGCCTGGGCACCGCGTTCGCGCATCGCGCTGAAGGCGGCGTGGCCCGGGGTGTCGATGAAGGTGATCTTTTTATCGCGCTGCTCAACCGTATATGCACCAATATGCTGGGTGATGCCGCCGGCCTCGCCGTGGGCGACGCGGGCATTGCGGATCGCGTCGAGCAGAGAGGTCTTACCGTGGTCGACGTGACCCATGATCGTAATGACCGGCGGACGCTCTTCGAGGTGTTCTTCAGATTCTGCCTCGACGTACTCCTCTTCGTAGTTGAAGGCGTTGGTCGGGTCGATCGTCGTGACTTCGACCTCGAACTCTTCCGCGAGGATCTCGATCTCGTCTTTGCCCAGGAAGTCGTTCTTCGTCACCATCATGCCGAGGTTGAAAAGTACTTTGATGACGTCGGAAATCGGGTGGTTGATCTTCTCGGCGAACTCGTAGACGCGGATATCTTCCGGGATCTCAACGTGGGTAATAACTTCCTCCACACCCTTCTCTTTCGTGTACTTCCTGCGTTTTTTACGGGCGACCTGGCGCGGACGGTTGCCGCCGGGCTTTTTCTGACCGCCGCCGCGGCCGACGGGTTTCTTATCGCGAGATCTCGGCTGCTCTTCGGGCAGTTTCGGTTTATCCTGCGTTGCTTCGCTCAAGTCGAGCAGTACGACTTCGTCGTCATCGTAGTCCATGGAAACATCCGACATGGAACCACCGAAGATGTCCAGAGAGGTGCCGCTGGTTTTGCGCTGTGTCGGTGTACCTTTGGAGGCTTTCTTGGCTTTTTTCTTCTGTGCGAGCTCTTCAAGAACGTCCGCATTGAGCTTCCCGTAGCTGGAAAGTTTCGTCGTTTCTTTGGAAACCTGAGCCGTTTCCTGAGCGGACGGGCGGTTTTTCTTTTTGATCCGCAGGCCGCTGCGCTTGATCGGCGTCACCTGCTTCAGGGCCGGTTCCGTCTGCTGAACCACTGCCCCGGAAACCGGCTTCGGTTTCTTCTCAACGGCAGCTTCTTCCGATTTCGCTTCT
Encoded proteins:
- the xseA gene encoding exodeoxyribonuclease VII large subunit gives rise to the protein MQAVSVSALNEQIKNLLETTFVQVAVEGELSRITYHNSGHIYFTLKDSGSAVSGVMFRGNAAHLRFRLEEGLKVVVRGGITLYKPRGTYQINAQMIEPAGQGALALAYEQLKKQLSEEGLFESERKKPLPRYPKKIALITSATGAALQDMKRVAAHRWPLTELFVYDSIVQGAQAPFSLTAALKAADEAGYDVIVLSRGGGSLEDLWGFNDEALARAVAAAATPVVSAVGHEIDWVITDFVADLRAPTPSAAMQMILPDQYEMMMNLDALQEQLDRRASEKLQADMQTVAHLYERYRQHSVEQKIKEQGELLLQLQQRFDQSIAYRLQQAASMLEPMYTRLDQGEVLLLNQKQSLLNALQRNIESQDPKLKDKKGFAQVVKEGRPVSLYNVREGDEISLMDSRFTAVAEVKSVHENSANNK
- the ubiE gene encoding bifunctional demethylmenaquinone methyltransferase/2-methoxy-6-polyprenyl-1,4-benzoquinol methylase UbiE codes for the protein MDRQEKIVSMFDEIAPTYDKANRVMSMGVDRSWRRKGCDKAFGFYNKPELDLIVDVACGTGDMMDYWRQRAAVKNISVKKILGVDPSEGMVGVGRQKFPDFDFAISKATELPVEANTADMLSISYGIRNVVEREEALREFNRVLKPGGMVVILEFMKNEHPSILGMIRDFYMTKVLPKIGGFISKNKEAYEYLPNSIEGFLTVEGMRGELEAAGFEPLFIQSFSMDISTLIIAKKA
- the ribD gene encoding bifunctional diaminohydroxyphosphoribosylaminopyrimidine deaminase/5-amino-6-(5-phosphoribosylamino)uracil reductase RibD — protein: MVTQMAGPDPMALAVEAAWAFQGCTFPNPAVGAAVTDASGGILAVAAHEKAGGPHAEVLALQHAFALLTSDTAILALVDSGAIHDYLLAHHNGCFASCAIHVSLEPCSHHGKTPSCARLLAGVRMGRVVYAAADPNAEAAGGASILSEAGIRVEHQPSKAADDLIFPFVQWQTKPFVTFKWAQRLDGTIDGGIISGSESRCFVHAMRDAADLLVIGGNTVRTDRPTLDARMVEGKAPDILILSKRDDFDRTIPLFNVPGRKVMIASDLTAMDRYRNILVEGGPGMFESLQSRCDMYLCFVAPSSGGTIRFLQKRKQFEIRHLSRSGKDVKQWMVNG
- a CDS encoding ribosome maturation factor RimP, which codes for MSLESDIKNLVESIDLHLYDTSVVTENGETIYRVNVIGEGGTTMDQCVEATKLISPMLDVTPPVQGEYRLEVSSPGVERKLKTLEHFRFSVGEKVKLTLQDKTKLRGELKSVSDDGMLAVETEAGTEAVPFDSVVKAATYFEW
- the rbfA gene encoding 30S ribosome-binding factor RbfA, producing the protein MTPAEIKLKRTDAILQELIPEAISQLGDARLHELDVIEVRCAKGRSDAKVYLDPHDYSEAERNAFLKQLRKARPVIEDYCMKDQGWYRCPKLAFIFDDQLQKTQQIEALFKQIEGEKHDES
- the infB gene encoding translation initiation factor IF-2; the protein is MSDKVRVSEIAKELGIASKEVVEKAQAMGLGHVKTASNSVSMEEAEKIANFIMSGTTPAAPEPKVRVVKKAAKTQEEAATPAEAKEAAAAEVTAEKAETPAAAEAEAEAKSEEAAVEKKPKPVSGAVVQQTEPALKQVTPIKRSGLRIKKKNRPSAQETAQVSKETTKLSSYGKLNADVLEELAQKKKAKKASKGTPTQRKTSGTSLDIFGGSMSDVSMDYDDDEVVLLDLSEATQDKPKLPEEQPRSRDKKPVGRGGGQKKPGGNRPRQVARKKRRKYTKEKGVEEVITHVEIPEDIRVYEFAEKINHPISDVIKVLFNLGMMVTKNDFLGKDEIEILAEEFEVEVTTIDPTNAFNYEEEYVEAESEEHLEERPPVITIMGHVDHGKTSLLDAIRNARVAHGEAGGITQHIGAYTVEQRDKKITFIDTPGHAAFSAMRERGAQATDIVIIVVAADDGVKPQTIEAIKHAKASKAPIIVAVNKMDKEGANPDLVKGQMAEHEVSPIDWGGDVEFVPVSAKTGEGIDDLLDNILLTAEVMELTANPEAAAKAVVVESSVEKGRGPVGTVIVQNGTLSVGDNVVCGKAFGRVRSLINDQGQQIKVLGPSETAVVVGLNEVPAAGDIMIAMESDKEAREYAQKRAEYERQKELSASTKTSLDELTALIAEGKLKSLKVILKTDVHGSLEAIRTSLLALRNDEVKVDIISSGVGGITENDVELANSSENSVLLGFNVRPTGAVKALAKQRGVDIRTYTIIYQLLDDITGMLTGMMAPKFSEEHSGQADVREVFKIPKGMVAGCLVVDGKLVRGGPVRVIRDGVVIHEGELTSLKRFKDDVKEVGNGYECGVVLNGYDDVQVGDVIETFTRVEQKVEL